A portion of the Trachemys scripta elegans isolate TJP31775 chromosome 9, CAS_Tse_1.0, whole genome shotgun sequence genome contains these proteins:
- the SERPINI2 gene encoding serpin I2 isoform X2: MSLTCSPISNPMAASTTQLAVDLYQVLHCSPKEENIIHSPLGVALLLGTVQLGAKGKALNEITQALKLQGNKDGEEFSLLQTLFSVTSEKKEFTFNLANALYLQEGFIVKEQYLHSNKEFFQTAIKLVNFQDTKACTEAISTWVENKTDGKIKNIVSSEEFGPLTRLILVNAIYFKGDWKQKFRPEATHEMDFTKRDGSVTKIPMMHLQLRTKFGHFSDNNVSYQVLELPYKGKEFSLVLTLPSEDVTIEEVEKLITAQLIKDWFAETQEEDVEISLPRFKIEQTVNLQETLRSLNVTEIFSGGCDLSGITESSDIHISKAIQKVCIEVNEDGSEAAASSSTHMAAIMSMSHNQFVANRPFLFILKHNPTGSIVFMGRLANPDIQNTRRRDMESL, translated from the exons ATGTCCTTAACTTGCAGCCCCATCTCTAATCCGATGGCTGCTAGCACTACACAACTTGCAGTGGATCTCTACCAAGTTCTTCATTGTTCTCCTAAAGAGGAGAACATCATACACTCACCGCTTGGTGTCGCTTTACTTCTTGGAACGGTGCAAttgggggcaaagggaaaagcactTAATGAGATAACACAAGCTTTGAAACTGCAAGGAAATAAAGATG gtGAAGAATTCTCTCTGCTCCAGACACTTTTCTCTGTCACCTCAGAAAAGAAAGAATTTACATTTAATCTTGCCAATGCCCTCTACCTTCAAGAAGGATTCATTGTAAAAGAACAGTATCTCCATAGCAACAAGGAATTTTTTCAGACTGCTATAAAACTGGTGAATTTCCAAGACACAAAAGCTTGCACAGAGGCCATAAGTACCTGGgtagaaaacaaaacagatg gcaaaataaaaaatatcgtTTCAAGTGAAGAATTTGGTCCCCTCACTAGGCTTATTCTGGTGAACGCTATTTACTTCAAAGGAGACTGGAAGCAGAAGTTCAGACCAGAAGCTACCCATGAGATGGATTTTACTAAGAGAGATGGTTCTGTAACAAAGATACCAATGATGCATCTTCAGCTGAGAACAAAGTTTG GTCATTTTTCTGACAATAATGTGAGCTACCAGGTGTTGGAATTACCTTACAAAGGGAAGGAGTTCAGCTTAGTTTTAACACTTCCTTCAGAAGATGTAACTATAGAAGAAGTAGAAAAATTAATTACAGCTCAGCTGATAAAAGACTGGTTTGCTGAAACACAAGAGGAAGACGTAGAAATAAGCCTCCCTAG GTTTAAAATAGAACAGACAGTGAACTTACAAGAAACGCTGCGCTCCCTCAATGTAACAGAGATATTTAGTGGCGGCTGCGACCTTTCTGGAATAACAG AATCATCTGACATACACATTTCCAAAGCCATCCAAAAAGTTTGTATTGAGGTCAATGAAGatggcagtgaagctgcagcatcCTCAA GCACGCATATGGCAGCAATCATGAGTATGTCACATAACCAGTTTGTGGCTAACCGTCCATTCCTATTTATCCTGAAACATAATCCAACAG GTTCAATTGTGTTTATGGGAAGGCTGGCAAATCCTGACATTCAAAACACAAGGAGAAGAGATATGGAGTCACTATAA
- the SERPINI2 gene encoding serpin I2 isoform X3, with protein sequence MAASTTQLAVDLYQVLHCSPKEENIIHSPLGVALLLGTVQLGAKGKALNEITQALKLQGNKDGEEFSLLQTLFSVTSEKKEFTFNLANALYLQEGFIVKEQYLHSNKEFFQTAIKLVNFQDTKACTEAISTWVENKTDGKIKNIVSSEEFGPLTRLILVNAIYFKGDWKQKFRPEATHEMDFTKRDGSVTKIPMMHLQLRTKFGHFSDNNVSYQVLELPYKGKEFSLVLTLPSEDVTIEEVEKLITAQLIKDWFAETQEEDVEISLPRFKIEQTVNLQETLRSLNVTEIFSGGCDLSGITESSDIHISKAIQKVCIEVNEDGSEAAASSSTHMAAIMSMSHNQFVANRPFLFILKHNPTGSIVFMGRLANPDIQNTRRRDMESL encoded by the exons ATGGCTGCTAGCACTACACAACTTGCAGTGGATCTCTACCAAGTTCTTCATTGTTCTCCTAAAGAGGAGAACATCATACACTCACCGCTTGGTGTCGCTTTACTTCTTGGAACGGTGCAAttgggggcaaagggaaaagcactTAATGAGATAACACAAGCTTTGAAACTGCAAGGAAATAAAGATG gtGAAGAATTCTCTCTGCTCCAGACACTTTTCTCTGTCACCTCAGAAAAGAAAGAATTTACATTTAATCTTGCCAATGCCCTCTACCTTCAAGAAGGATTCATTGTAAAAGAACAGTATCTCCATAGCAACAAGGAATTTTTTCAGACTGCTATAAAACTGGTGAATTTCCAAGACACAAAAGCTTGCACAGAGGCCATAAGTACCTGGgtagaaaacaaaacagatg gcaaaataaaaaatatcgtTTCAAGTGAAGAATTTGGTCCCCTCACTAGGCTTATTCTGGTGAACGCTATTTACTTCAAAGGAGACTGGAAGCAGAAGTTCAGACCAGAAGCTACCCATGAGATGGATTTTACTAAGAGAGATGGTTCTGTAACAAAGATACCAATGATGCATCTTCAGCTGAGAACAAAGTTTG GTCATTTTTCTGACAATAATGTGAGCTACCAGGTGTTGGAATTACCTTACAAAGGGAAGGAGTTCAGCTTAGTTTTAACACTTCCTTCAGAAGATGTAACTATAGAAGAAGTAGAAAAATTAATTACAGCTCAGCTGATAAAAGACTGGTTTGCTGAAACACAAGAGGAAGACGTAGAAATAAGCCTCCCTAG GTTTAAAATAGAACAGACAGTGAACTTACAAGAAACGCTGCGCTCCCTCAATGTAACAGAGATATTTAGTGGCGGCTGCGACCTTTCTGGAATAACAG AATCATCTGACATACACATTTCCAAAGCCATCCAAAAAGTTTGTATTGAGGTCAATGAAGatggcagtgaagctgcagcatcCTCAA GCACGCATATGGCAGCAATCATGAGTATGTCACATAACCAGTTTGTGGCTAACCGTCCATTCCTATTTATCCTGAAACATAATCCAACAG GTTCAATTGTGTTTATGGGAAGGCTGGCAAATCCTGACATTCAAAACACAAGGAGAAGAGATATGGAGTCACTATAA
- the SERPINI2 gene encoding serpin I2 isoform X1, with translation MRSALFQSLLLITAGMSLTCSPISNPMAASTTQLAVDLYQVLHCSPKEENIIHSPLGVALLLGTVQLGAKGKALNEITQALKLQGNKDGEEFSLLQTLFSVTSEKKEFTFNLANALYLQEGFIVKEQYLHSNKEFFQTAIKLVNFQDTKACTEAISTWVENKTDGKIKNIVSSEEFGPLTRLILVNAIYFKGDWKQKFRPEATHEMDFTKRDGSVTKIPMMHLQLRTKFGHFSDNNVSYQVLELPYKGKEFSLVLTLPSEDVTIEEVEKLITAQLIKDWFAETQEEDVEISLPRFKIEQTVNLQETLRSLNVTEIFSGGCDLSGITESSDIHISKAIQKVCIEVNEDGSEAAASSSTHMAAIMSMSHNQFVANRPFLFILKHNPTGSIVFMGRLANPDIQNTRRRDMESL, from the exons ATGAGAAGTGCTTTATTTCAAAGCCTTCTCTTGATTACAGCTGGAATGTCCTTAACTTGCAGCCCCATCTCTAATCCGATGGCTGCTAGCACTACACAACTTGCAGTGGATCTCTACCAAGTTCTTCATTGTTCTCCTAAAGAGGAGAACATCATACACTCACCGCTTGGTGTCGCTTTACTTCTTGGAACGGTGCAAttgggggcaaagggaaaagcactTAATGAGATAACACAAGCTTTGAAACTGCAAGGAAATAAAGATG gtGAAGAATTCTCTCTGCTCCAGACACTTTTCTCTGTCACCTCAGAAAAGAAAGAATTTACATTTAATCTTGCCAATGCCCTCTACCTTCAAGAAGGATTCATTGTAAAAGAACAGTATCTCCATAGCAACAAGGAATTTTTTCAGACTGCTATAAAACTGGTGAATTTCCAAGACACAAAAGCTTGCACAGAGGCCATAAGTACCTGGgtagaaaacaaaacagatg gcaaaataaaaaatatcgtTTCAAGTGAAGAATTTGGTCCCCTCACTAGGCTTATTCTGGTGAACGCTATTTACTTCAAAGGAGACTGGAAGCAGAAGTTCAGACCAGAAGCTACCCATGAGATGGATTTTACTAAGAGAGATGGTTCTGTAACAAAGATACCAATGATGCATCTTCAGCTGAGAACAAAGTTTG GTCATTTTTCTGACAATAATGTGAGCTACCAGGTGTTGGAATTACCTTACAAAGGGAAGGAGTTCAGCTTAGTTTTAACACTTCCTTCAGAAGATGTAACTATAGAAGAAGTAGAAAAATTAATTACAGCTCAGCTGATAAAAGACTGGTTTGCTGAAACACAAGAGGAAGACGTAGAAATAAGCCTCCCTAG GTTTAAAATAGAACAGACAGTGAACTTACAAGAAACGCTGCGCTCCCTCAATGTAACAGAGATATTTAGTGGCGGCTGCGACCTTTCTGGAATAACAG AATCATCTGACATACACATTTCCAAAGCCATCCAAAAAGTTTGTATTGAGGTCAATGAAGatggcagtgaagctgcagcatcCTCAA GCACGCATATGGCAGCAATCATGAGTATGTCACATAACCAGTTTGTGGCTAACCGTCCATTCCTATTTATCCTGAAACATAATCCAACAG GTTCAATTGTGTTTATGGGAAGGCTGGCAAATCCTGACATTCAAAACACAAGGAGAAGAGATATGGAGTCACTATAA